CCCGTACGAGACGGTGGCCGGCTACGTGGTCGCCGAGCTCGGACGGCTGCCCGTCGACGGCGACCACGTCCGGATGGCGGACGGTGTGCTGCTGACGGTGGCCAAGCTGGAGGGCCGCCGGATCGCCCGGCTCAGAGTGAGTGCCGTCACACTGTCGCAGCCCTCTCTCGAAGACGTTTCCTGAGCGGTCGGTGAAGCTGGAACAATGGCCCGCATGGTCAACGCAGCGGTCAATGGTCCGGTCAAGGACCGCCCTCGGGTTCTCTCCGGCATCCAGCCCACCTCCGGCTCGTTCCACCTGGGCAACTACCTGGGCGCGGTGCGCCAGTGGGTCGACCTGCAGGAGGCCAACGACGCCTTCTACATGGTGGTCGACCTGCACGCGATCACCGTCGAGCAGGACCCGGCGACGCTCCGCGAGAACACCCGGATCTCCGCCGCCCAGCTGCTCGGCGCCGGCCTCGACCCGGAGCGCTGCACGCTGTTCGTCCAGTCGCACGTGCCCGAGCACGCGCAGCTCGGCTGGGTGATGAACTGCCTGACCGGCTTCGGCGAGGCCGCCCGGATGACCCAGTTCAAGGACAAGTCCGCCAAGCAGGGCAACGACCGCACCTCGGTGGGCCTGTTCACCTACCCGATCCTGCAGATCGCCGACATCCTGCTCTACCAGGCCGACGCCGTCCCGGTCGGCGAGGACCAGCGCCAGCACCTGGAGCTCACCCGCGACCTCGCGGAGCGCTTCAACACCCGCTACGCCCCGACCTTCACCATGCCGAAGCCGTACATCCTCAAGGAGACGGCGAAGATCCTGGACCTCCAGGACCCGACCGCGAAGATGAGCAAGTCGGCCTCCTCGGCCAAGGGCCTGGTCAACCTGCTGGACGACCCGAAGGTCAGCGCCAAGAAGTTCAAGAGCGCCGTCACCGACACCGGCACCGTGGTCTCCTACGACGAGGAGGGCAAGGCCGGCGTCTCCAACCTGCTGCGGATCCACTCCGCGCTCAGCGGGCAGAGCGTCGAGCAGCTGGTGGCGCACTTCGAGGGCAAGATGTACGGCGCCCTGAAGACCGAGCTGGCCGAGCTGTTCACCGAGTGGGTGACGCCGTTCCAGAAGCGGACCCAGGACTTCCTGGAGGACCCGGCCGAGCTGGACCGGGTGCTCGCGGTCGGCGCCGACAAGGCCCGGGCGGTGGCCTCCGAGACCCTGGCCTCGGTCTACGACCGGATCGGCTTCCTGCGGCCGGCGAGCCCGAACCCCGCGCGGCGCT
The sequence above is a segment of the Kitasatospora sp. NBC_00240 genome. Coding sequences within it:
- the trpS gene encoding tryptophan--tRNA ligase, giving the protein MVNAAVNGPVKDRPRVLSGIQPTSGSFHLGNYLGAVRQWVDLQEANDAFYMVVDLHAITVEQDPATLRENTRISAAQLLGAGLDPERCTLFVQSHVPEHAQLGWVMNCLTGFGEAARMTQFKDKSAKQGNDRTSVGLFTYPILQIADILLYQADAVPVGEDQRQHLELTRDLAERFNTRYAPTFTMPKPYILKETAKILDLQDPTAKMSKSASSAKGLVNLLDDPKVSAKKFKSAVTDTGTVVSYDEEGKAGVSNLLRIHSALSGQSVEQLVAHFEGKMYGALKTELAELFTEWVTPFQKRTQDFLEDPAELDRVLAVGADKARAVASETLASVYDRIGFLRPASPNPARR